The Acidianus manzaensis genome has a window encoding:
- a CDS encoding HD domain-containing protein: MAYIWMDPLTLSAIEKVEDSDRNKTVGVIQNIINKVFDGKQCNSDCAKFLNEVADGIVEAINKGWEEYFKSSLWGEKAGDEIYFVLIPADTRFPGFVNSLGDHMLTTSAFAVSAALAYYDLGCGELEAYGIKFDRELLRGFVRVAALLHDIGKPPVNGHAKRTEEIIKQLFSGKMPPNLVDALSKASSHHHYGRFYPEEVRPSNFIEWIVAFSDKASASSRSFLIKGKKDEFDNFVELALRIQNNKLYDLGGSDYLNSIRNRNSEGEEDDENLRTYGFLNNDEDKAIDLAKTLRKAENKLCGNKKLLSFYHFEIPSIKSYLKRGRELSVYAGYSIMIDSIIHRVSNEIKKRVGSEAVISDEGGSVLAIVPSSFDSSKIINCVLKNAPFEMIREGKMDFAFAEAHLGPEEIWRGWSGKDAYDRDSIRGFGSLLSKFFSEQETKIVCEPEKSDRLCEKCKMNPATEEGSCKLCKSAEDYYKTFYNAYRTLMGEGTEEELEGNEKYKDVKELRMYKLSKDLIDLLEKDNIRKPQIIGSLDNLNKDISGKDLEVDERRIPCLIVGDGDNFGSLKSNASTLTHYISITRRFTYMIYYSILYALENVAKDNYVMLESANALNRLPVIEFYPILLGGDDFSLIIPAQNVLRFSCYMDQALTTLNGRIEKGKMQIPQNLASMLTNKRPYEWFGISAGAYIYSNTSYPLFLAREKAEDLEHMSKRYSKNELQKRYNGSGFIVSILDDKYINAYEGGSKRGVTILGNEAKKVLDDIKELEESGISYRKILDYVKLKGDVLKIYYDVARNNGDSLKSVFHVISKTEEGGFNIYGYLILLSIMSKVLENRVNNKYYYELEGLE; encoded by the coding sequence ATGGCATATATCTGGATGGATCCGCTTACGTTATCTGCTATTGAAAAGGTTGAAGATAGTGACAGGAATAAGACTGTTGGTGTTATACAAAATATAATTAATAAGGTATTTGATGGTAAGCAATGTAATTCGGATTGTGCTAAGTTTCTCAATGAGGTTGCCGATGGTATTGTTGAGGCGATAAATAAGGGTTGGGAGGAGTATTTTAAGAGTTCTCTCTGGGGAGAAAAGGCTGGTGATGAGATTTATTTTGTTTTGATACCTGCAGATACCAGGTTTCCTGGGTTTGTGAATTCTCTCGGAGATCATATGTTAACTACTTCGGCTTTTGCTGTGTCTGCTGCTTTGGCTTATTATGATCTGGGATGTGGGGAATTGGAGGCTTATGGGATAAAATTTGATAGGGAATTGCTTAGGGGTTTTGTTAGGGTTGCTGCTCTTCTTCACGATATAGGTAAGCCTCCTGTTAACGGTCATGCAAAGAGGACTGAGGAGATAATTAAGCAGTTGTTTTCTGGTAAGATGCCACCTAATCTGGTTGATGCTTTGAGTAAGGCATCTTCTCATCATCATTATGGTCGTTTTTACCCTGAGGAAGTTAGACCGAGTAATTTTATTGAGTGGATTGTGGCTTTTTCTGATAAAGCTAGTGCTTCTTCAAGGTCTTTTCTGATTAAGGGAAAGAAGGATGAGTTTGACAATTTTGTGGAGTTAGCTTTGCGCATTCAGAATAATAAGTTATACGATTTGGGCGGATCTGATTATTTAAATAGTATAAGGAATCGTAATAGTGAGGGTGAGGAGGACGATGAGAATCTAAGGACTTATGGGTTTTTGAATAACGACGAGGATAAGGCTATTGATTTAGCTAAGACTTTGAGAAAGGCTGAGAATAAACTGTGTGGTAATAAGAAGTTGCTTTCTTTTTATCATTTTGAAATTCCTTCAATTAAGTCTTATTTAAAGAGGGGTAGGGAGTTATCTGTTTACGCTGGGTATAGTATTATGATTGATAGTATTATTCATAGGGTTTCTAATGAGATTAAGAAGAGAGTTGGCTCTGAGGCTGTAATTAGTGATGAGGGAGGTTCTGTTTTGGCTATTGTTCCTTCTAGTTTTGATTCTTCTAAGATTATCAACTGTGTCCTTAAAAATGCTCCTTTTGAGATGATTAGGGAGGGTAAGATGGATTTTGCTTTTGCTGAAGCTCATTTAGGGCCTGAGGAAATTTGGAGGGGATGGAGTGGTAAAGATGCTTATGATAGGGATTCTATTAGGGGTTTTGGTTCTCTTTTATCAAAGTTTTTCAGTGAGCAGGAGACTAAGATTGTATGTGAGCCTGAGAAGAGTGATAGGTTATGTGAGAAATGTAAGATGAATCCTGCTACTGAGGAAGGTTCGTGTAAATTATGTAAATCGGCCGAGGATTATTACAAAACTTTTTATAATGCTTATAGGACTTTGATGGGAGAAGGAACGGAGGAGGAATTAGAGGGTAATGAGAAGTACAAGGATGTTAAGGAGTTAAGAATGTATAAGTTAAGTAAGGATCTAATTGATCTATTGGAAAAGGATAATATTAGGAAGCCTCAAATTATTGGTAGTTTGGACAATTTAAATAAGGATATAAGTGGTAAGGATTTAGAAGTAGATGAGAGGAGGATTCCTTGCCTTATTGTAGGAGATGGAGATAACTTTGGTTCTTTGAAGTCTAATGCTTCTACTTTAACTCATTACATAAGTATTACTAGGCGTTTTACTTACATGATTTATTATAGTATTCTTTATGCTTTGGAGAATGTTGCTAAGGATAATTATGTTATGTTGGAATCAGCTAATGCTCTGAATCGTTTGCCTGTTATTGAGTTTTATCCTATCTTGTTAGGTGGTGATGATTTTTCGTTGATTATTCCTGCTCAGAATGTTTTACGGTTTTCTTGTTACATGGATCAAGCTTTAACGACTTTGAATGGTAGGATTGAAAAGGGTAAGATGCAGATTCCCCAGAATTTGGCTTCTATGCTTACTAACAAGAGACCTTATGAGTGGTTTGGGATTTCTGCTGGGGCTTACATTTATTCTAATACTTCTTATCCTCTGTTCCTCGCAAGGGAAAAGGCTGAGGATTTGGAGCATATGTCTAAGCGTTATTCAAAGAATGAACTTCAGAAGAGGTATAATGGTAGTGGTTTTATAGTTTCTATTTTGGATGATAAGTACATTAATGCCTACGAGGGAGGTAGTAAGAGGGGTGTTACTATTTTAGGGAATGAGGCTAAGAAGGTTTTGGATGATATTAAGGAGCTTGAAGAGTCTGGGATTTCTTATAGGAAGATTTTGGATTATGTTAAATTGAAGGGTGATGTGTTGAAGATTTATTATGATGTTGCAAGGAATAATGGTGATTCGTTGAAGAGTGTTTTTCATGTTATTTCTAAGACTGAGGAAGGTGGATTTAATATTTATGGTTATCTTATATTACTAAGTATAATGAGTAAGGTTTTGGAGAATAGGGTAAATAACAAATATTATTATGAGTTGGAGGGATTGGAATGA
- a CDS encoding RAMP superfamily CRISPR-associated protein, which produces MSTKYLITLKVNNLRGHVQSGNEENYNADLKALYLKVGDKIYVLPGSSLKGLIRRNMKILGLGNSAVSILGSEFKQESKMGKVVIGWGYINQERNRVFRHGIKVNEELGIVEKGALYLYEMLPGQLDVSFEVISLSTLSEDELKGLAKAINLMKFSTIGWGGSKGLGIVEEVKLDDKLVSILNKK; this is translated from the coding sequence ATGAGTACAAAATATTTGATAACTTTGAAAGTAAATAATTTAAGAGGTCACGTTCAGAGCGGTAATGAGGAGAATTATAACGCTGATTTGAAGGCTTTATATTTGAAGGTTGGCGATAAAATTTACGTTTTGCCTGGATCTAGTTTGAAGGGATTGATTAGGAGGAATATGAAGATTTTGGGGTTGGGTAACTCTGCTGTCTCCATTCTGGGATCTGAATTTAAACAGGAATCTAAGATGGGGAAGGTGGTTATAGGTTGGGGTTATATTAATCAAGAAAGGAATAGGGTATTTAGGCATGGTATTAAAGTAAATGAAGAGCTAGGTATTGTTGAGAAGGGTGCTCTGTACCTTTATGAAATGTTGCCTGGTCAGCTAGATGTGAGTTTTGAGGTTATTTCTTTATCCACGCTTTCCGAAGACGAATTGAAGGGTTTGGCTAAGGCAATTAATCTTATGAAGTTTTCTACTATAGGTTGGGGTGGAAGTAAGGGTTTAGGTATAGTTGAAGAGGTGAAATTGGATGACAAACTCGTATCTATTCTTAATAAAAAATGA
- a CDS encoding RAMP superfamily CRISPR-associated protein, which yields MTNSYLFLIKNETPLVINYATGNYFKSLNYIPASSIIGALKARMINNWGEKKENVEIDVNVSDAYPANQEVLNSQRLNAPSLVTLYKEKEESEYYVDGLKDIIDTYEGKVKWGEKNIRLKKGPENWYYKNGKAYSISTKRIELNILKLDDYTKNPFTEKSDKEVIGYIAHVEALAPTVFAFSASGNINVIKEALQDGIYVGSFKTKGYGLVKLVDYKPLSENKESNSGYLVLDFYGNFDYDAYLKLMEKIKDCKIIYKNVSFEKRKRYDYGEWILDYVVRSGSVIVVKNCENLYTEIMNINNIQNGGRIVVNHPIHGL from the coding sequence ATGACAAACTCGTATCTATTCTTAATAAAAAATGAGACTCCGTTAGTAATAAATTATGCGACTGGAAACTATTTTAAGTCTTTAAACTATATTCCAGCGTCTTCAATAATAGGGGCTTTAAAAGCTAGGATGATAAATAATTGGGGAGAGAAGAAGGAGAATGTTGAAATTGATGTTAATGTTTCTGATGCGTATCCTGCTAATCAAGAAGTGTTGAATTCTCAGAGGTTGAATGCTCCTTCTTTGGTGACTTTATATAAGGAAAAAGAAGAGAGTGAATATTACGTAGACGGTTTAAAGGATATTATAGATACTTATGAAGGAAAGGTTAAGTGGGGAGAGAAGAATATAAGGCTGAAGAAGGGTCCTGAGAACTGGTATTATAAGAATGGTAAGGCTTATTCTATATCTACTAAGAGGATTGAATTGAATATTTTGAAGTTGGATGATTATACTAAAAATCCGTTTACAGAGAAGAGTGATAAGGAAGTAATAGGTTATATTGCTCATGTTGAAGCTTTAGCTCCTACTGTTTTTGCTTTTTCTGCTAGTGGTAATATAAACGTGATAAAGGAGGCTTTGCAAGATGGAATTTATGTTGGTTCTTTCAAAACTAAGGGGTATGGGTTAGTCAAGTTGGTTGATTATAAACCTTTATCTGAAAATAAGGAGAGTAATTCAGGTTATTTGGTGTTGGATTTCTATGGTAATTTTGATTACGATGCCTATTTGAAATTAATGGAAAAAATTAAGGACTGTAAAATTATTTATAAGAACGTAAGTTTTGAGAAGAGGAAAAGATATGATTATGGTGAGTGGATTTTGGATTATGTGGTTAGGTCTGGTTCAGTTATTGTAGTTAAGAATTGTGAAAATTTATATACTGAAATAATGAATATAAACAATATACAGAATGGTGGAAGAATTGTCGTCAACCACCCAATCCACGGATTATAA
- a CDS encoding RAMP superfamily CRISPR-associated protein, giving the protein MMHNSLKCRRIVSFKIHTEEFLHVGDVKGMTIGEVDLPIIKVNSKPIIPGSSIKGAVRAEFGRVLSALPSDKLQSLIGYSLVETPKYFDENGTKIEKSKYFSKRSSSEIVSLIKQSFENPSIGILDLLFGSEFFASPTIFTDATTEVVSTAERYHVKIDQNLDSAQSGQLVDIEAVDPGVTFTFKIIYNSLKYTEKEQGDNPVDKAFTLLVNYLNGREMLLGGWKSRGYGLVKLEKENDTTLNMDKLVGVSQ; this is encoded by the coding sequence ATGATGCATAATTCATTAAAATGTAGGAGGATTGTAAGTTTTAAAATTCATACTGAGGAGTTTCTTCACGTAGGTGACGTTAAAGGTATGACTATTGGAGAAGTGGATTTACCTATAATTAAGGTGAATTCTAAACCGATTATTCCTGGGTCTTCTATTAAGGGAGCTGTGAGGGCTGAGTTTGGTAGAGTGCTTTCAGCTTTACCTTCAGATAAACTTCAAAGTTTAATAGGTTATTCTTTAGTTGAGACTCCGAAATATTTTGATGAAAATGGAACAAAAATTGAAAAATCTAAATATTTTAGTAAGAGATCTTCAAGTGAGATAGTGAGTTTGATAAAGCAGAGTTTTGAAAATCCCTCTATAGGAATATTGGATTTGCTTTTTGGTAGTGAGTTTTTTGCGTCTCCTACAATTTTTACTGATGCTACTACAGAAGTAGTATCCACTGCGGAAAGGTATCACGTAAAGATAGATCAAAATCTTGATTCAGCTCAAAGTGGTCAATTGGTAGATATAGAGGCAGTTGATCCTGGGGTTACTTTTACTTTCAAAATAATTTATAATTCATTAAAATACACTGAGAAGGAGCAAGGTGATAACCCAGTGGATAAAGCGTTTACCCTTTTAGTTAACTATTTAAATGGTCGTGAAATGCTTTTGGGAGGATGGAAGAGTAGGGGTTATGGGTTAGTAAAGTTAGAGAAAGAAAATGATACTACTTTAAATATGGATAAATTAGTAGGTGTTAGTCAATGA
- a CDS encoding RAMP superfamily CRISPR-associated protein — MSQTQRNDFFYSYYLLTEINLSITNKSPLRVGAGKGNTIGEPDLPILRTPDRRAVIPGSTMKGVVRNNIARMLKIETENLSCVFGGEVKEENKGNKQSIHVGSSVIFSDFVTDKVIESTERAHIQINLQTGGVRNLFSVEYVPENNTFKGKIVGRNIPLPTLSGIVYITSFLLNSGIVRVGGFKSRGYGLVNLSIDSVEVSLPSKSFNYKTKITLSEKEEEVSVNAGEKELSVKEDKEYKFKVEGMNEDFLYKVKLNPGEFLNVGKAVSEGWMRR; from the coding sequence ATGAGTCAGACTCAAAGAAATGATTTCTTTTACTCTTACTATCTTTTAACTGAAATTAATTTAAGTATAACTAATAAGAGTCCGCTTAGAGTTGGAGCGGGTAAAGGAAATACTATTGGTGAACCGGATTTACCAATTTTAAGGACTCCGGACAGAAGGGCTGTGATACCTGGATCTACTATGAAGGGAGTTGTTAGAAATAATATAGCTAGAATGTTAAAAATAGAGACTGAGAATCTTTCGTGTGTGTTTGGTGGAGAAGTAAAGGAAGAAAATAAAGGAAATAAACAGAGTATACACGTTGGCTCTTCTGTGATTTTTAGTGATTTTGTAACTGATAAGGTAATTGAAAGTACGGAAAGGGCTCATATTCAGATAAATCTTCAAACTGGAGGAGTTCGTAATCTTTTCAGCGTGGAATATGTTCCAGAAAACAATACTTTTAAAGGTAAGATAGTAGGTAGGAATATTCCGTTACCTACTCTGAGCGGGATAGTGTACATAACGAGTTTTCTGCTAAATTCTGGTATAGTGAGAGTTGGAGGATTCAAGAGTAGGGGTTATGGATTAGTTAATCTTTCGATAGATAGTGTAGAGGTTTCATTACCTTCTAAGTCTTTTAATTATAAAACTAAAATTACATTATCTGAAAAAGAGGAGGAAGTTAGCGTAAACGCTGGTGAAAAAGAATTATCAGTTAAAGAGGATAAGGAATATAAATTTAAAGTAGAGGGAATGAACGAAGATTTCCTTTATAAAGTAAAGCTTAATCCTGGGGAATTCCTCAACGTAGGTAAAGCTGTAAGCGAAGGTTGGATGAGAAGATGA
- a CDS encoding RAMP superfamily CRISPR-associated protein translates to MSRPYYCIKGPSYPVKPKSPTDRSKIQNIYEISLTFQVKQPTCTCTGDIKYDFANKKLTYLGYKKDGKPALMGSSIKGAVRAYALMLLPPYQVGDIFGMNGLESRIYFEDAVVTRNVSYKEEKLGRQWLPRIPCQGIKVYTLRSPSPTTENIYFETIPKEEELKTRIILINSNEDEVSEIIACLGATSYGIKIGRGKDRGFGIIKVKDFEVKETLSQKALDKNRILGKANKIIGEKSYVKHAFFS, encoded by the coding sequence ATGAGTAGGCCTTATTATTGCATTAAAGGTCCTTCTTATCCTGTCAAACCAAAATCTCCTACAGATAGGAGTAAAATTCAGAATATTTACGAAATTTCATTAACTTTTCAGGTAAAACAGCCTACATGTACTTGTACTGGAGATATTAAGTATGATTTTGCTAACAAGAAATTAACTTACTTGGGATATAAAAAGGACGGAAAACCTGCTCTCATGGGATCATCAATTAAGGGAGCAGTAAGAGCTTATGCTCTTATGTTGTTACCTCCATATCAAGTTGGAGATATTTTTGGAATGAATGGATTGGAAAGCAGAATATATTTCGAAGATGCAGTGGTGACTAGAAATGTTAGTTATAAAGAAGAAAAGTTAGGTAGACAATGGCTTCCACGTATACCTTGTCAAGGTATTAAAGTGTATACATTACGTAGTCCTAGTCCTACTACAGAGAATATATACTTTGAAACTATTCCTAAAGAAGAGGAATTGAAGACCAGAATAATCTTAATCAATAGTAATGAAGATGAAGTTTCTGAAATAATAGCCTGTTTAGGTGCTACTTCTTACGGAATAAAGATTGGAAGAGGGAAGGATAGGGGATTTGGAATAATTAAGGTAAAAGATTTTGAGGTGAAAGAGACATTGTCTCAAAAAGCTTTAGATAAAAATAGAATTTTGGGCAAAGCTAATAAAATAATAGGTGAAAAGAGTTATGTCAAGCATGCTTTCTTTTCTTAA
- the csx1 gene encoding CRISPR-associated CARF protein Csx1: MTASILFSVLGDPSNYKQVTYKIDKDKIPSYTSTKAICISKKVEKTIVFVSFTLYHNLFQDLPSSSYAEATEKMKKAIKEKYDSLKDLTEECKNVEFVISPGVGTFVEQKDQRKIYRYKEKTSSDNEINLYFNHVYYTTFSTISQYEKPQVYVDLTHGINYMPIVLYNVVNTALMAHGEGTAYFFNSDPFVGKYSEGIELNVNEINSVNLRSNDSFNNVILQFLSKEEEYYENIKDHYKIYKLAKAALAGVYILVFYHKKLINSALEEVKQELSQINNMKIDVKENNGEIEITYDYDLSMSYFLAHSLLHTLSKLVNYEKIDEYTIIEWETRYSNPAIAELLEYQISDIINKIRDGQWKNTTKGNLHNIELRHYIAHAGLLNEIIHVKTDPSLKHIEEIEYKSLNLEKTLEDLLNLF; this comes from the coding sequence ATGACAGCTTCAATTCTATTTTCAGTCTTAGGAGATCCATCAAATTATAAACAAGTAACTTATAAAATTGATAAAGATAAGATTCCATCTTATACTTCAACAAAAGCCATATGCATATCTAAGAAGGTAGAAAAAACCATTGTATTCGTCTCCTTTACCCTATATCATAACCTATTTCAAGATTTACCATCATCATCTTACGCAGAGGCAACAGAAAAAATGAAAAAAGCAATAAAAGAAAAGTATGATAGCTTAAAAGACCTTACTGAAGAATGCAAAAACGTAGAATTTGTCATTTCACCTGGAGTAGGAACATTCGTCGAACAAAAAGATCAGCGTAAAATCTATAGATACAAAGAGAAAACATCATCAGATAATGAAATAAACCTCTATTTTAATCACGTTTATTACACTACTTTCTCAACCATTTCTCAGTACGAAAAACCTCAAGTATACGTTGATCTAACTCACGGTATAAATTACATGCCAATAGTATTATATAACGTCGTAAATACAGCCCTAATGGCTCATGGAGAAGGAACCGCATACTTCTTCAATTCCGATCCTTTTGTAGGCAAATACAGTGAAGGGATTGAACTTAATGTAAACGAAATAAACTCAGTTAATTTACGTTCTAATGATAGTTTCAATAACGTAATCCTTCAGTTTCTAAGCAAAGAAGAAGAGTATTATGAAAATATAAAAGATCATTACAAGATATATAAATTAGCAAAAGCAGCCTTAGCTGGAGTATACATCCTTGTATTTTATCATAAAAAACTTATAAACTCAGCATTAGAAGAAGTAAAACAAGAGCTTAGCCAAATTAATAATATGAAAATAGATGTAAAAGAGAATAATGGAGAAATAGAAATAACCTACGACTACGACCTATCCATGTCTTACTTTCTGGCCCATTCCCTTCTTCATACTCTAAGCAAATTAGTAAATTATGAAAAGATTGACGAGTATACCATTATAGAGTGGGAAACTAGATATTCCAACCCCGCTATAGCCGAACTCCTTGAATATCAAATTAGTGACATAATTAACAAAATACGAGACGGACAATGGAAGAATACTACTAAAGGTAACCTACATAATATAGAATTAAGACATTATATAGCTCACGCAGGCTTATTAAATGAAATCATACATGTAAAGACAGATCCAAGCTTAAAACATATAGAAGAGATAGAATATAAAAGCCTTAACTTAGAAAAGACACTAGAAGATCTACTAAACTTATTCTAA